A portion of the Candidatus Bathyarchaeia archaeon genome contains these proteins:
- the rimI gene encoding ribosomal protein S18-alanine N-acetyltransferase yields the protein MQQAFTLRKFTPKDLQRVMYINRVCLPENYGDYFFMDLYNRFPETFIVAEVDGEIVGYVMCRIELGFSDFSLSGFIKKGHIVSIAVMPEHRRKGIGYALVSKALEGMRLYNAKQAFLEVRVSNMPAISLYKKLGFRIVRTISGYYADGEDAYVMSREL from the coding sequence TTGCAGCAAGCCTTCACCCTCAGAAAGTTTACGCCGAAGGACCTACAGCGGGTCATGTACATAAACCGCGTTTGCCTCCCAGAAAACTACGGCGACTACTTCTTCATGGATCTATACAACCGTTTCCCGGAAACCTTCATAGTGGCTGAAGTGGACGGTGAAATAGTGGGCTATGTCATGTGCCGCATAGAGCTGGGCTTCTCCGACTTCAGCCTCAGCGGTTTCATAAAAAAGGGCCACATTGTCTCCATAGCAGTCATGCCGGAGCACCGCCGGAAAGGCATAGGCTACGCCTTAGTGTCCAAGGCTCTGGAGGGGATGCGCCTATACAATGCCAAACAAGCCTTCCTAGAAGTGAGGGTTTCAAACATGCCTGCCATAAGCCTCTACAAGAAGCTGGGCTTCAGAATAGTGAGAACCATCAGCGGCTACTACGCGGACGGTGAAGACGCCTACGTGATGAGCCGGGAACTCTAA
- a CDS encoding DUF885 domain-containing protein, translated as MRADEIFERIVNEYLERFLEKNPDFATYLGLHEPYDYMLPKGSTERLIENLQLMEELLKQLSEKVKREELSFDRQIDWEVLEKVYERWKFDFYERRIHELNPDVSEELGSLIFIMFARDYAPLEKRLDAIAARIEKMPKYLEEFRSRFEKSRPVKLWTQLAIEKTQNMMGLFTFILQAIRGRVSDKVYERLQRAVENLQPALKVHLEWLHSLLDKTIEEWALGREKFEKLLQLRELGLSSEEILQLGVKYLNELKAEREKLANQLAPGEPVEKVLELIESKAPKTFEEALEYTRRVMDEARRFVQEKGIATVYPEDVLLVEETPAFMAPVLPFAALMMPAKYDKPQIGIYLVTRPKDPTNLGKHLNYPSIRNTAVHEAFPGHFLQGAISNRGSVVRLLIDGAETVEGWAHYCEELMQEKGFITDLETRLIQVNDMIWRAVRIIVDVKLSRGEMTFEEAVEMLMKEAGMSREAAVAEVNRYTQTPGYPLSYLLGKHLILKLREEVKQKMGDKFDEKFFHDTILANGYLPISLLRKIFNHKISELQCRSKI; from the coding sequence ATGAGGGCTGATGAAATTTTTGAGAGGATTGTGAACGAGTATTTGGAAAGGTTTTTGGAGAAGAACCCAGACTTCGCCACCTACCTTGGACTTCACGAACCATACGACTACATGCTCCCAAAAGGCTCCACGGAGAGGCTTATTGAAAACCTTCAGCTTATGGAGGAGTTGCTTAAACAACTCAGCGAGAAAGTGAAGCGTGAAGAGTTAAGCTTCGATCGCCAGATAGACTGGGAGGTTTTGGAGAAGGTCTATGAGCGCTGGAAGTTCGACTTCTACGAGAGACGCATACATGAGTTAAACCCGGATGTTTCAGAAGAGCTTGGCAGCCTAATCTTCATAATGTTCGCAAGAGACTATGCACCGCTGGAAAAAAGGCTGGACGCCATCGCCGCAAGAATAGAGAAGATGCCAAAATACTTGGAGGAGTTTCGCTCAAGATTCGAGAAATCGCGACCAGTGAAACTTTGGACGCAACTTGCCATAGAAAAAACCCAGAACATGATGGGCTTGTTTACTTTCATATTGCAAGCCATTAGGGGAAGGGTTTCAGACAAAGTTTATGAAAGACTTCAGAGGGCTGTGGAAAACCTTCAGCCAGCATTAAAGGTGCATCTGGAGTGGCTGCACAGCCTGCTCGACAAGACAATTGAGGAATGGGCTCTTGGACGGGAAAAATTCGAAAAGCTGCTCCAGCTCCGCGAGTTAGGCTTGAGTTCGGAGGAGATCCTCCAGCTTGGCGTGAAATACCTCAATGAGCTTAAAGCTGAGAGGGAAAAGCTTGCGAACCAGCTGGCTCCAGGGGAACCTGTCGAAAAGGTTTTGGAATTGATAGAGAGTAAGGCGCCTAAAACCTTTGAGGAGGCTCTTGAATACACAAGGCGGGTTATGGATGAGGCAAGACGCTTTGTCCAAGAAAAGGGAATTGCAACAGTCTATCCCGAAGACGTTCTGCTCGTAGAGGAAACGCCAGCTTTTATGGCGCCGGTTTTACCTTTCGCCGCCCTAATGATGCCGGCAAAATACGACAAGCCCCAGATAGGCATATACTTGGTGACAAGACCCAAGGATCCGACGAACCTTGGAAAGCATTTAAACTATCCTTCAATAAGGAACACGGCGGTGCACGAGGCGTTTCCAGGTCACTTTTTGCAGGGAGCTATTTCAAATCGTGGAAGTGTTGTCCGCCTTTTAATTGATGGAGCGGAAACCGTTGAGGGTTGGGCTCACTACTGCGAGGAGCTTATGCAGGAGAAAGGCTTCATAACGGATCTTGAAACACGTCTCATACAAGTTAATGATATGATCTGGAGGGCTGTGCGCATAATTGTGGATGTCAAGCTTTCAAGGGGTGAAATGACCTTCGAGGAGGCTGTTGAAATGCTTATGAAGGAAGCCGGAATGTCCAGAGAAGCCGCTGTGGCAGAGGTGAATCGCTACACCCAGACACCGGGATATCCGCTCTCTTACCTTCTCGGAAAACACTTAATCCTAAAGCTTAGGGAAGAGGTTAAACAAAAGATGGGCGACAAATTTGACGAAAAATTCTTCCACGATACAATATTGGCGAACGGCTACCTACCAATATCCCTGCTCCGCAAAATCTTCAACCACAAAATAAGCGAGCTTCAATGTCGGTCAAAGATTTAA
- a CDS encoding TATA-box-binding protein produces the protein MPKVKAIINIENVVASATLNQKVDLNAVVKSYPGVEYRPEQFPGLVFRLKRPKTATLIFNSGKMVCTGAKSEKEAKRAVMKVIKELKRGGIIIISKPELKIQNIVASASLGGMIDLEKAAYTLGKTMYEPEQFPGLIYRMDNPKVVILLFASGKLVCTGAKREQDVYDAVHKLHEILEEKGLIFYE, from the coding sequence ATGCCTAAGGTTAAAGCCATAATAAACATAGAGAACGTTGTGGCCTCAGCAACCCTAAACCAGAAGGTGGACTTGAACGCTGTAGTTAAGAGCTATCCGGGCGTTGAGTATCGTCCAGAGCAGTTTCCAGGGCTTGTTTTCAGGCTTAAAAGGCCTAAAACGGCGACTTTGATTTTCAATTCTGGGAAAATGGTTTGCACCGGAGCCAAGTCTGAGAAGGAGGCTAAAAGGGCGGTTATGAAGGTTATCAAGGAGCTCAAGCGAGGCGGAATAATAATCATCAGCAAGCCTGAACTCAAAATCCAGAACATTGTAGCCTCCGCCAGCCTGGGCGGCATGATAGACCTAGAGAAGGCAGCCTACACCCTTGGAAAAACTATGTATGAGCCTGAACAGTTTCCGGGGCTAATTTACCGCATGGACAATCCGAAGGTGGTTATACTGCTCTTTGCTAGCGGCAAGCTTGTGTGCACTGGAGCCAAGAGGGAGCAGGACGTTTACGATGCGGTCCACAAGCTCCACGAAATTTTAGAGGAGAAGGGGCTAATATTCTACGAATAA
- the pyrE gene encoding orotate phosphoribosyltransferase: MQQENVKAEVCKILNKIGALQFGTFKLTSGKISPYYIDLRVVPSFPDAFKRICDIYTSFVKDEIGIENFERVAGTPMAGMPFATIIAYNLKKPFIYIRKGVRLHGRQRRVEGILAPGDRVLLVDDLITTGLSLRRAAKAVIAEGGVVNDAVVLLDREEGGGEKLRKNGIRLHAVVKISEAANMLYETGAINEEQLKTILKQVKRG, from the coding sequence ATGCAGCAGGAAAACGTGAAGGCTGAAGTCTGCAAAATACTGAATAAAATCGGCGCACTGCAATTTGGAACCTTCAAGCTCACCAGCGGAAAAATAAGCCCCTACTATATAGACCTCCGGGTGGTTCCAAGCTTCCCAGATGCCTTCAAGAGGATATGCGACATCTACACAAGCTTCGTGAAGGATGAAATAGGCATCGAAAACTTTGAAAGAGTTGCAGGAACCCCGATGGCTGGCATGCCCTTCGCCACCATCATCGCCTACAACCTAAAAAAGCCCTTCATATACATTCGGAAAGGCGTACGCCTCCATGGAAGACAAAGAAGGGTTGAAGGCATCCTAGCTCCAGGCGACCGTGTATTACTGGTTGACGACCTCATCACAACGGGGTTGTCCCTCAGACGGGCTGCAAAAGCCGTCATCGCTGAGGGCGGTGTCGTAAACGATGCGGTGGTTCTCCTAGACAGAGAAGAGGGCGGTGGGGAGAAACTCCGCAAAAATGGGATTAGACTCCACGCCGTTGTCAAAATCAGCGAGGCGGCCAACATGCTCTATGAAACGGGCGCAATAAACGAGGAGCAATTAAAGACGATTTTGAAGCAGGTTAAAAGGGGATAA
- a CDS encoding phosphatase PAP2 family protein, which yields MKNPSRPNYLFVPPAIFATVLLGYYLTHGIFPGPEMVFLFLFVYASYTGRGNRFLKTFSPFIISFLSYEALNRLIDSVPRYIHVHEPIAADLWMFKTLPTFVLQQYRMPILDCMGTVFYSVHLIAPTVFAFALWRYRPEYYQRYALAFAFCTYSALLTFLVYPVAPPWYGVNATRVLFQVDRRLGVPVFQTIYDYVGVNPFAAFPSLHSAYPWLIALFAFKAWKRRALPIFVFPAVIWFSAVYLGEHYVIDVIGGIVYATVAVIIACKKENLFRGIFAFSDSIASSILDSLEKAGLPLYQKSEQVYLFSFKRVML from the coding sequence TTGAAGAATCCCAGTCGGCCAAACTACCTGTTCGTGCCGCCTGCCATTTTCGCAACCGTTCTCTTGGGATACTACTTAACTCATGGAATCTTTCCCGGACCTGAAATGGTGTTTCTATTTCTGTTTGTTTATGCCTCCTACACTGGGAGGGGTAACCGTTTCCTGAAAACCTTTTCGCCTTTCATCATATCCTTCCTATCCTATGAGGCTTTGAATAGGCTTATTGACTCTGTTCCAAGGTATATACATGTCCACGAGCCTATAGCTGCAGATCTATGGATGTTTAAAACGCTCCCAACTTTTGTGCTTCAGCAATATAGAATGCCCATACTGGACTGCATGGGCACGGTTTTTTACTCCGTGCACCTCATAGCGCCAACAGTGTTCGCCTTTGCTCTGTGGCGATATAGACCGGAATACTATCAAAGATACGCACTTGCCTTTGCCTTCTGCACTTACAGCGCCCTGCTAACGTTTCTTGTCTATCCCGTTGCTCCACCATGGTACGGTGTTAATGCCACCCGTGTGCTCTTCCAAGTGGACCGTCGCCTGGGGGTTCCAGTGTTCCAAACGATATACGACTATGTTGGCGTGAATCCTTTCGCGGCTTTTCCAAGCCTTCACTCAGCTTATCCGTGGCTCATTGCTCTCTTCGCCTTTAAGGCATGGAAGAGAAGGGCTCTGCCGATTTTCGTTTTTCCAGCGGTGATATGGTTCAGCGCCGTTTACCTTGGCGAACACTACGTAATCGATGTTATTGGCGGGATTGTCTACGCAACGGTCGCCGTCATAATAGCATGCAAGAAGGAAAATCTGTTTAGGGGAATCTTTGCCTTCAGCGATTCCATAGCTAGCTCGATACTGGATAGTTTGGAGAAGGCTGGGCTTCCATTATACCAGAAAAGTGAACAAGTTTACCTCTTCTCCTTTAAACGTGTAATGCTGTAG
- a CDS encoding signal peptidase I: protein MAFETLRKLWKNEYFQTAITVALLLLIVLGGYYGAQAVLGTPYPALAVASGSMLPTLNIGDLIIVQKIDPAQIKADPYGLTGDILVYRRGDELIVHRAVKVEERGDLYYITTRGDNSGVNDPPWPSTALVGKVIARIPYVGNLPLLMHSERNMYILFLLVLVILIVLMLPSGPSGEEKEGEEKTAEKSGFSKINWGPVFYIVVNVLIVGLIIFSLWGSYTFWQPGANPPWATIRGIYADLQYHEEFGRAHLSQGFLAYRIDCEISSGIRIGVQTFAWYQFFALILVSFNLWKLYSFLKLRKARRVEQNMASTALHV from the coding sequence TTGGCATTTGAAACCCTTAGGAAACTCTGGAAAAACGAGTACTTCCAAACAGCCATAACGGTTGCATTACTCCTTCTCATAGTTTTAGGCGGCTACTATGGTGCACAAGCAGTTCTAGGCACACCATACCCAGCCTTGGCGGTGGCGTCTGGAAGCATGCTTCCAACACTAAACATAGGCGACCTCATAATAGTCCAAAAGATAGACCCAGCCCAAATAAAAGCTGACCCCTATGGTTTGACAGGCGACATTCTAGTTTACAGGAGGGGGGATGAACTTATAGTTCACAGAGCCGTTAAAGTGGAGGAGAGGGGAGATCTATACTATATTACAACCCGTGGAGACAACAGCGGCGTAAACGACCCTCCATGGCCATCCACAGCCCTCGTGGGCAAGGTGATAGCGAGAATCCCCTATGTGGGGAATCTTCCACTGCTAATGCACTCCGAGAGAAACATGTACATCCTATTCCTGCTGGTTCTGGTGATCCTCATAGTCCTAATGCTGCCTTCGGGTCCAAGCGGTGAAGAAAAAGAGGGAGAAGAGAAAACTGCTGAAAAATCAGGGTTTAGTAAAATTAATTGGGGTCCAGTCTTTTATATCGTTGTTAATGTTCTAATCGTAGGCCTCATAATCTTTAGCCTTTGGGGTTCATATACGTTCTGGCAGCCTGGTGCCAACCCACCATGGGCAACCATTCGGGGAATATACGCTGACCTCCAGTATCATGAGGAATTTGGCAGAGCCCATCTTTCACAGGGCTTTCTGGCCTACAGAATCGATTGTGAGATAAGCAGTGGAATCCGCATTGGCGTTCAAACCTTTGCATGGTATCAATTCTTCGCTCTTATCTTAGTCTCCTTCAATCTTTGGAAACTATACAGCTTTTTGAAGTTGCGGAAGGCTAGAAGAGTAGAGCAAAACATGGCTTCTACAGCATTACACGTTTAA
- a CDS encoding FumA C-terminus/TtdB family hydratase beta subunit, with protein sequence MPVYHLKTPISEEEIRKLKVNDVIYITGTIVTARDQAHRRALEYLKEGKPLPINLEGLAVFHCGPVVAKEGDKWVAVAAGPTTSTRMDLFEDELIKNFKVRVVIGKGGMGKRTTEAMAKYGAVYGAFTGGAAILAAKAIKSVRGVEWLDLGTPEALWIFEVENFGPLTVAIDSHGNNLYLDVAKNVEENRKKIYEKLGLQP encoded by the coding sequence ATGCCCGTATATCATCTAAAAACACCCATATCTGAAGAGGAAATCCGCAAGCTGAAGGTTAACGATGTCATTTACATAACTGGAACCATTGTCACCGCCAGAGATCAAGCCCACCGGCGGGCCCTAGAATACCTAAAAGAGGGGAAGCCTCTGCCAATAAACCTTGAAGGGCTAGCCGTTTTTCACTGTGGCCCCGTGGTTGCCAAGGAAGGCGACAAATGGGTGGCTGTGGCGGCTGGTCCAACAACAAGCACCCGCATGGACCTCTTCGAAGATGAGTTAATCAAGAACTTCAAGGTCCGCGTTGTGATCGGCAAGGGAGGCATGGGTAAAAGGACAACGGAAGCTATGGCGAAGTATGGAGCGGTTTACGGCGCCTTCACTGGTGGAGCCGCCATACTGGCGGCCAAAGCTATTAAAAGTGTTCGAGGCGTTGAGTGGCTTGACCTTGGAACACCCGAAGCCCTATGGATATTCGAGGTTGAAAACTTCGGCCCACTGACAGTGGCCATAGACTCTCATGGCAATAACCTCTACTTGGATGTGGCCAAAAACGTTGAAGAAAACAGGAAAAAGATATACGAGAAGCTTGGCCTACAACCCTAA
- the larA gene encoding nickel-dependent lactate racemase, translated as MVEVWLPYGKTEVCLRVPTRNFLGSVEPKEKPSLSDVKGEVERALKEPIGSQRLCEAAKAGDKAVIVLDGDTSMTVGRALVPPILDELNGAGVRDEDITLILGWGVNGGFAGDASAFLGENLARRVKVVSHDLKASDFVYVGATKGGTKVYLNRIFAEADLKILAGVINPHPFMGYVGGRSGVLPGVASEETVKANHAMLLHSNAGAGVLEGNPVHEDAVEAARIAKVDFTLNVVVNVKGEVVKAFAGDLEKAFYEGVRLFNEMYRVAVDRRADVVVVSAGGYPADINLARAWVSVDNVSEIAKRGGVVVLVAECTEGYGNQAFYKWMVKFKDLKAVEREIKRNFVWGGHSAYQLMRALQKNQIILVSILPDYYAVNVFRLKTARTVNEALNQAFRTVGENAKVWAVPYGNYTLPEVGTVGQSEQQP; from the coding sequence ATGGTTGAAGTTTGGCTTCCTTATGGAAAGACTGAAGTGTGCTTGAGGGTTCCTACCAGAAACTTTCTGGGGTCTGTTGAGCCGAAAGAGAAGCCCAGCCTATCGGATGTCAAAGGCGAAGTTGAAAGGGCCCTTAAAGAGCCCATAGGCTCCCAGAGGCTTTGCGAGGCAGCTAAAGCCGGGGACAAGGCGGTCATAGTCCTTGACGGCGACACGTCTATGACCGTGGGTCGTGCCTTGGTGCCTCCAATTCTTGACGAGTTGAATGGTGCAGGGGTTAGGGATGAGGACATAACCCTCATTCTTGGATGGGGTGTGAATGGAGGTTTTGCTGGAGATGCCTCTGCATTTTTGGGCGAAAACTTGGCTAGGCGGGTTAAGGTGGTGAGCCATGATCTCAAGGCTTCTGATTTCGTTTATGTTGGCGCAACAAAGGGTGGGACGAAGGTTTATTTGAACCGCATTTTCGCAGAGGCTGACCTTAAAATTCTGGCGGGCGTCATCAATCCCCATCCTTTTATGGGTTATGTTGGTGGGAGAAGTGGTGTTTTGCCCGGGGTTGCCAGCGAGGAGACAGTGAAGGCTAATCACGCCATGCTCCTGCATTCGAATGCTGGAGCCGGTGTTCTGGAGGGGAATCCCGTTCACGAGGACGCGGTTGAGGCTGCGAGGATAGCGAAGGTGGATTTTACCTTGAATGTTGTGGTTAACGTTAAAGGCGAAGTTGTGAAAGCCTTTGCGGGAGACTTGGAGAAAGCCTTCTACGAAGGGGTTAGGCTTTTTAATGAAATGTACCGGGTGGCCGTTGATCGAAGAGCAGACGTGGTTGTTGTAAGCGCCGGTGGATATCCGGCGGACATCAACCTCGCCCGGGCATGGGTAAGCGTTGACAATGTTTCAGAGATTGCTAAGCGGGGCGGCGTGGTGGTTCTGGTTGCCGAGTGCACGGAGGGCTATGGAAATCAAGCCTTTTACAAGTGGATGGTTAAGTTTAAGGATTTGAAGGCTGTTGAGAGGGAGATTAAACGCAACTTCGTTTGGGGCGGCCACAGTGCCTACCAATTGATGAGGGCTCTGCAGAAAAACCAGATAATCCTAGTCTCCATTCTGCCGGACTATTATGCCGTGAACGTTTTTAGGTTGAAGACTGCGCGGACCGTGAATGAGGCTCTAAACCAAGCCTTCCGAACGGTGGGAGAAAACGCTAAGGTCTGGGCTGTGCCCTATGGAAATTACACTCTCCCAGAGGTCGGGACGGTTGGGCAGTCTGAACAGCAGCCATGA
- a CDS encoding MBL fold metallo-hydrolase: MAIVKTPGKNEIMFVWFNRYAGVTIKTPSKTLVVDPVDVKAKIFQNVDAVLITHEHYDHLDPSLVGEIHKLSQCMVVADSTSSRRLRNIIPQEKLSEVQPGLEVKVGGVSVKAEKCNHPPASTPVSYIITSEDGVKIFHTADSLPFPEMAAIGEREKFDLVFCTVGIAPGASPETGFEIARLTKPKVAVPYHTGSSADLKKFGELLKREMPKTTCLIPEVGKIYQVSKKV; encoded by the coding sequence ATGGCTATTGTAAAAACCCCTGGAAAAAATGAGATAATGTTTGTCTGGTTTAACCGCTACGCCGGAGTCACCATAAAAACTCCGTCGAAAACCCTTGTCGTGGACCCTGTTGATGTTAAGGCTAAAATTTTCCAGAATGTGGACGCCGTGCTCATAACCCATGAACACTATGACCACTTGGACCCTTCACTGGTTGGAGAGATCCACAAGCTCTCCCAGTGTATGGTTGTGGCTGATTCTACCTCGTCGAGAAGGCTGCGAAACATTATCCCCCAAGAAAAGCTCAGCGAGGTTCAACCGGGCTTGGAGGTTAAGGTGGGCGGGGTTTCCGTTAAAGCTGAAAAATGCAATCACCCGCCAGCGTCTACGCCTGTATCCTACATAATTACAAGCGAGGATGGCGTTAAAATTTTCCACACGGCGGACAGTCTCCCGTTTCCGGAGATGGCTGCCATAGGGGAAAGGGAAAAATTCGACCTCGTCTTCTGCACCGTTGGAATTGCCCCGGGAGCCTCTCCAGAAACGGGTTTCGAAATAGCGAGGCTTACAAAGCCCAAGGTGGCGGTTCCCTATCACACGGGTTCAAGCGCCGATCTGAAAAAGTTTGGAGAACTCTTGAAGAGGGAAATGCCAAAAACCACATGTCTCATCCCCGAGGTAGGCAAAATTTACCAAGTTTCAAAAAAGGTGTAG